The following proteins are encoded in a genomic region of Mahella australiensis 50-1 BON:
- the leuC gene encoding 3-isopropylmalate dehydratase large subunit has translation MGMTMTQKILADHAGLKEVKAGQLINAKVDLVFGNDVTAPVAVKEFEKIGIDHVFDKDKVAIIPDHFTPNKDIKSAEQNKLIRDFARKMGLTNYFEVGRMGIEHALIPEKGLVVAGDVVIGADSHTCTYGALGAFSTGVGSTDMAAAMAIGETWFKVPEAQKFVLHGKPGKWVGGKDVILHIIGMIGVDGALYQSMEFTGDGLQYLSMDDRFSMANMAIEAGAKNGIFDVDDKTIAYINEHSTKPYKVYKADDDAEYVAVYDIDLSQVKPTVAFPHLPSNARAIDEVGDVPLDQVVIGSCTNGRIEDLRVAASILKGHKVHPDVRLIIFPATQAIYLQALKEGLIEIFVEAGAAVSTPTCGPCLGGHMGILAKGERALATTNRNFVGRMGHPESEVYLAGPAVAAASAIAGRIVAPEEVA, from the coding sequence GTGGGAATGACTATGACACAAAAGATACTGGCCGACCATGCCGGCTTAAAAGAGGTAAAGGCCGGCCAGCTTATAAACGCCAAAGTGGATCTGGTTTTCGGCAATGACGTGACGGCGCCGGTAGCCGTAAAAGAATTCGAAAAAATAGGCATAGATCATGTCTTTGATAAAGATAAGGTAGCCATTATACCGGATCATTTTACACCCAATAAAGATATAAAATCCGCCGAGCAGAATAAACTGATAAGGGATTTCGCCCGCAAGATGGGACTGACCAATTACTTTGAGGTCGGGCGCATGGGCATAGAGCATGCTCTTATACCGGAGAAAGGATTAGTAGTGGCTGGCGACGTTGTTATAGGGGCTGATTCGCATACCTGCACATACGGTGCATTGGGCGCATTCTCGACGGGTGTGGGCAGCACTGATATGGCTGCCGCCATGGCCATAGGCGAGACGTGGTTTAAGGTACCTGAAGCGCAGAAATTCGTGTTGCACGGCAAGCCGGGCAAATGGGTTGGCGGCAAGGATGTTATATTGCATATAATAGGCATGATAGGCGTGGATGGCGCATTGTACCAGTCTATGGAGTTTACAGGCGACGGGCTGCAGTACCTGTCCATGGATGACAGGTTCTCGATGGCCAATATGGCTATAGAGGCTGGTGCTAAAAATGGGATATTCGATGTGGACGACAAGACCATAGCGTATATAAATGAACATTCGACAAAACCGTATAAGGTTTATAAAGCGGATGACGACGCCGAATATGTGGCGGTTTACGATATAGATTTAAGCCAAGTGAAGCCTACAGTGGCATTTCCGCATCTGCCGTCCAATGCGCGCGCCATAGACGAGGTGGGCGATGTGCCGTTGGATCAAGTGGTCATAGGCTCGTGCACCAATGGTCGCATAGAGGACCTGCGCGTAGCGGCATCTATTTTGAAGGGGCATAAAGTCCATCCGGACGTGCGCCTTATAATATTCCCGGCCACTCAGGCTATATACCTGCAGGCTCTTAAAGAGGGCCTTATAGAGATATTCGTGGAAGCAGGTGCTGCTGTCAGCACGCCTACGTGCGGGCCGTGCCTCGGAGGCCATATGGGCATATTGGCCAAAGGCGAGAGAGCGTTGGCCACCACCAACCGCAACTTCGTAGGGCGCATGGGGCACCCCGAGAGCGAGGTATACCTGGCCGGACCGGCTGTCGCGGCGGCCTCGGCCATAGCGGGCAGGATAGTTGCACCTGAGGAGGTGGCATGA
- the cimA gene encoding citramalate synthase yields MQKIYIYDSTLRDGMQAEGISFSLEDKLKIVEQLDAMGVDYIEAGNPGSNPKDLDLFNVLQEKGLGHARLVAFGSTRRANIDAEGDRNLSAMLAAGTSAIAIFGKSWDFHVTQVLHTTLDENLRMIADSVAYMKQHGKEVIFDAEHFFDGYKRNPEYAMKTLEAAVNAGADSLALCDTNGGAFPMEIYDITKCVVERFNIPVGIHCHNDGGMAVANTIMGVQAGAVQVQGTLNGYGERCGNADLFPIIANLQLKMGYRCIPDEKMAELTTISRYISEIANLPPDTKAPYVGASAFTHKAGMHIDAVLKAPTSFEHIDPALIGNSRRLLMSEMSGRSTVLTRMKRFDQSLTKDSPEVQAVIDELKRLEYEGYQFEGAEASFDLLIMKQLGRYKKLFDIKDFKVIADQPWQSEDNSAVAMIKVLVDGTEEMTAAEGDGPVDALDKALRKALEVFYPQLKKMHLTDYKVRVLDSRAATAAKVRVLIESSDGQYSWSTVGVSTNIIAASWIAMIDAIEYMLLKGDDI; encoded by the coding sequence GTGCAAAAGATCTATATATACGATTCCACCCTTCGCGACGGCATGCAGGCGGAGGGTATATCATTCTCATTGGAGGATAAACTCAAGATAGTGGAGCAACTCGACGCTATGGGCGTGGATTATATAGAGGCCGGCAATCCCGGTTCCAATCCGAAAGATCTCGATCTTTTTAACGTCCTCCAGGAGAAGGGACTGGGCCATGCACGACTGGTGGCCTTCGGCAGCACGCGCCGGGCCAATATAGATGCCGAAGGCGACCGTAACCTGTCTGCTATGCTGGCAGCTGGCACATCGGCAATAGCAATATTTGGCAAGAGTTGGGATTTTCATGTTACCCAGGTCTTGCATACCACGCTCGATGAGAACCTGCGCATGATAGCCGACAGCGTGGCCTATATGAAGCAGCACGGCAAAGAGGTGATATTCGATGCCGAGCACTTCTTCGACGGTTATAAACGAAATCCAGAGTATGCCATGAAGACGCTGGAGGCTGCTGTTAATGCCGGTGCGGACAGCCTGGCGTTGTGCGATACCAATGGCGGCGCTTTTCCTATGGAAATATACGATATAACCAAATGCGTCGTCGAAAGATTTAATATACCGGTGGGCATACACTGCCACAATGACGGCGGTATGGCGGTGGCTAATACCATTATGGGGGTGCAGGCGGGAGCAGTACAGGTGCAGGGAACATTGAACGGTTATGGTGAGCGGTGTGGCAATGCGGATCTGTTTCCTATTATAGCGAATTTGCAGCTGAAGATGGGCTACCGCTGCATACCCGATGAGAAAATGGCCGAGCTGACTACCATATCGCGCTATATAAGCGAGATAGCCAATCTGCCGCCCGATACAAAGGCCCCTTATGTGGGCGCCAGCGCCTTTACACATAAAGCCGGTATGCATATAGACGCCGTGCTCAAGGCACCGACGAGTTTCGAGCATATAGACCCTGCTTTGATAGGCAATAGCCGACGGCTGCTTATGTCCGAGATGTCGGGACGCAGCACGGTGCTGACCAGGATGAAGCGCTTTGACCAAAGCTTGACAAAGGATTCGCCCGAGGTACAGGCTGTTATAGATGAGCTCAAACGCTTGGAGTACGAGGGTTATCAATTTGAAGGGGCCGAGGCGTCGTTTGACCTTCTCATAATGAAACAATTGGGCAGGTACAAGAAATTATTCGACATAAAGGACTTCAAGGTCATAGCCGATCAACCGTGGCAATCAGAGGATAACAGCGCCGTAGCTATGATAAAAGTACTGGTGGACGGTACCGAGGAGATGACGGCAGCCGAAGGCGACGGCCCGGTCGATGCGTTGGATAAGGCGTTGAGGAAGGCCTTGGAGGTATTTTATCCGCAGCTTAAAAAGATGCATCTTACCGATTATAAGGTGAGGGTATTGGATAGCCGCGCGGCTACGGCGGCCAAGGTGCGCGTGCTCATAGAATCCAGCGACGGGCAATACAGTTGGAGCACTGTGGGTGTGTCCACCAATATAATAGCGGCTAGCTGGATAGCCATGATAGACGCTATAGAGTACATGTTATTGAAAGGGGATGATATATAA
- a CDS encoding 2-isopropylmalate synthase, translating to MDDIIRVFDTTLRDGEQSPGVSLNTEEKLEIARQLEKLGVDVIEAGFPIASKGDFEAVRAIAREVRRPAICGLCRAVKADIDRAWEALKEAAHPRIHVFIATSDIHLKYKLKMTREEVLKASVESVAYAKSLGAEVQFSAEDASRTDLEYLYQVFAAVIEAGADVINVPDTVGYSVPDEFGALIRGIKGNVPGIDKVQLSVHCHNDLGMATANSLAAVQNGIQQVEGTINGIGERAGNAALEEIIMALNTRRDYFKRAVNIDTTQIYRTSMLVAHLTGMDIQPNKAIVGANAFAHEAGIHQHGVLSERSTYEIMTPESIGLKQNKMVLGKLSGRHAFEERLKELGYNLSQDEINAAFERFKDLADKKKVVLDKDIEALVTEKAIKIPEIYALDQFQISSGNKVTATATVRLKHGDQFIEEAACGDGPVDAVFNAIERCIGREVPLDDYGIRAVTEGKDALGEVTVRVRNDGQVFVGKGVSTDIIEASARAYIDAINKMLYETAK from the coding sequence ATGGATGATATAATAAGGGTTTTTGACACCACATTGAGGGATGGCGAACAATCCCCGGGTGTCAGCCTGAATACCGAGGAGAAGCTTGAAATAGCCCGCCAGCTCGAGAAGCTGGGCGTGGATGTTATAGAGGCCGGTTTTCCCATCGCATCTAAAGGTGACTTTGAAGCGGTGAGAGCCATAGCGCGTGAGGTGCGACGACCGGCTATATGCGGTCTGTGCCGTGCGGTTAAAGCCGATATAGACAGGGCATGGGAGGCCTTGAAAGAGGCCGCTCATCCCCGCATTCACGTATTTATAGCTACCTCGGATATTCATTTGAAATATAAATTGAAGATGACGCGCGAAGAGGTGCTCAAAGCCTCTGTAGAGTCGGTGGCTTATGCCAAAAGCCTCGGGGCTGAAGTGCAATTCTCAGCAGAGGACGCATCGCGCACCGATCTCGAATACCTGTATCAGGTATTCGCAGCGGTTATAGAGGCGGGAGCCGACGTAATAAACGTGCCGGATACCGTAGGCTATTCCGTGCCCGACGAATTCGGGGCTTTAATACGCGGCATAAAGGGAAATGTGCCTGGCATAGACAAGGTCCAGTTGAGCGTGCACTGCCACAATGACCTCGGCATGGCTACGGCCAATTCGCTGGCTGCTGTACAAAACGGCATACAGCAGGTCGAAGGTACTATAAACGGCATAGGCGAGCGCGCAGGCAATGCTGCTTTGGAAGAGATAATCATGGCGCTGAATACGCGGCGCGATTACTTCAAACGCGCCGTGAATATAGATACTACGCAGATATATCGCACCAGCATGCTGGTGGCTCATCTGACAGGTATGGATATACAGCCTAATAAGGCTATAGTAGGGGCCAACGCCTTCGCGCATGAGGCCGGTATACATCAGCATGGCGTATTGAGCGAGCGCAGCACCTATGAGATCATGACGCCGGAATCCATAGGTTTGAAACAAAACAAGATGGTGCTGGGCAAGTTGTCCGGTCGCCATGCTTTTGAGGAACGCTTAAAAGAGCTGGGTTATAACCTTTCGCAGGATGAGATCAATGCGGCTTTCGAACGCTTTAAGGATCTGGCGGATAAAAAGAAGGTGGTGCTGGATAAGGATATAGAGGCGCTAGTGACCGAGAAAGCTATAAAGATACCAGAGATCTATGCGCTGGATCAATTCCAGATATCCAGCGGCAATAAGGTCACCGCTACGGCTACGGTGCGCTTAAAGCATGGTGATCAATTCATAGAAGAAGCCGCTTGCGGCGACGGTCCGGTGGACGCGGTATTCAACGCTATAGAGCGTTGCATAGGTCGCGAGGTTCCTCTCGACGATTACGGCATAAGAGCCGTTACCGAAGGCAAGGATGCGCTGGGAGAGGTTACGGTGAGGGTCAGGAACGATGGCCAGGTATTTGTCGGCAAAGGCGTCAGCACCGATATAATAGAGGCCAGCGCTCGCGCTTATATCGATGCTATAAATAAGATGCTGTATGAAACTGCGAAATAA
- the ilvC gene encoding ketol-acid reductoisomerase, with amino-acid sequence MAKLYYEADANLDLLSGKKVAVIGYGSQGHAHSLNLKESGVDVVVGLYKGSKSWKIAEEAGLTVMESADAAKAADIIMILVPDEKQAKLYKESIEPNLAPGKVLAFAHGFNIHFGQIVPPDFVDIIMIAPKGPGHIVRSQYQEGKGVPCLIAVQQDVSGHAKDIALAYAKGIGGTRGGVLETTFQEETETDLFGEQAVLCGGLSELIKAGFQTLVDAGYQPEVAYFECLHEMKLIVDLVNQGGLSYMRYSISDTAEYGDYVVGKRIINDQSKQEMKKVLGEIQDGTFAKNWILENQANRPFFNATRKRERNLLIEKVGKELRKMMSWIKPVSF; translated from the coding sequence ATGGCAAAATTATATTACGAAGCAGATGCAAATCTGGATTTATTAAGCGGTAAGAAGGTAGCGGTTATAGGATACGGCAGCCAAGGTCACGCCCATTCGCTCAACCTCAAGGAGAGCGGTGTGGATGTGGTAGTAGGCCTTTATAAAGGCAGCAAATCGTGGAAAATAGCTGAAGAAGCAGGGCTTACGGTTATGGAATCGGCCGATGCGGCCAAAGCTGCAGACATCATCATGATATTGGTACCCGATGAGAAGCAGGCCAAACTTTACAAAGAGAGCATAGAACCCAACCTGGCCCCCGGCAAGGTGCTGGCATTTGCCCATGGCTTCAATATACACTTCGGTCAGATAGTGCCGCCCGACTTCGTCGACATCATCATGATAGCGCCTAAAGGTCCCGGCCATATAGTGCGCAGCCAGTATCAGGAGGGCAAAGGCGTGCCGTGTCTCATAGCGGTGCAGCAGGATGTAAGCGGTCACGCCAAGGATATAGCGCTGGCATATGCCAAAGGCATAGGTGGTACTCGCGGTGGCGTGCTGGAGACAACCTTCCAGGAGGAAACAGAGACCGATCTATTCGGCGAACAGGCCGTGCTGTGCGGCGGTTTATCCGAGCTTATAAAAGCTGGCTTCCAGACATTGGTTGATGCCGGTTATCAACCCGAGGTAGCTTACTTCGAATGCTTGCATGAGATGAAGCTCATAGTGGACCTGGTCAACCAAGGTGGCCTCAGCTACATGAGGTATTCCATTAGCGACACTGCCGAATACGGCGATTATGTGGTCGGCAAGCGCATCATAAACGACCAGAGCAAACAAGAGATGAAGAAGGTTTTAGGCGAGATACAGGACGGTACATTCGCAAAGAACTGGATACTGGAGAACCAGGCCAATCGTCCGTTCTTCAACGCCACGCGCAAGAGAGAGCGCAACCTGTTGATAGAAAAGGTTGGTAAAGAACTGCGTAAGATGATGAGTTGGATTAAGCCTGTATCATTTTAA
- the ilvN gene encoding acetolactate synthase small subunit — MKYIIGILVQNHAGVLSRVSGLFSRRGFNIDSLAVGPTQDEDVSRITIVVDGDEYIVDQVMKQLGKLIDVIEVKDITANSVARELVLIKVNADSKTRSEIMQIANVFQAKVVDITTEFITIEATGNSNKTLALEEMLRQFGIKEMVRTGVVAIERGAKSLGQQ; from the coding sequence TTGAAGTATATAATAGGCATACTGGTACAGAATCATGCCGGCGTATTGTCGAGAGTATCGGGACTTTTCAGCCGCAGGGGCTTTAATATAGACAGCCTGGCGGTCGGGCCCACACAGGACGAGGACGTGTCGCGCATAACCATTGTGGTGGACGGCGACGAATACATCGTCGACCAGGTCATGAAACAATTAGGCAAGCTGATAGATGTCATAGAGGTGAAGGATATCACAGCCAATTCGGTAGCTCGAGAATTGGTGCTTATAAAAGTCAATGCCGATTCCAAAACCCGTAGCGAGATCATGCAGATAGCCAATGTATTTCAGGCTAAGGTAGTAGATATAACGACGGAATTTATCACCATAGAGGCTACCGGCAATAGCAACAAGACGCTGGCTTTGGAAGAGATGCTGCGCCAATTCGGCATAAAGGAAATGGTGCGCACAGGTGTGGTGGCTATAGAGCGCGGTGCTAAATCGCTCGGCCAGCAGTAA
- a CDS encoding ISNCY family transposase, which yields MTESEMQKLVVINKVIDGTLTASEAAQVLDLSVRQIFRLKKGVKEQGASFVIHKNRGRKPANALSDELVNHILTLRKEKYFDTNFSHFRDLLEDDKGIILSNSSVYRILDNAGIQSPRKHRRPRKIHARRERMPQAGMLVQIDCTSFEWIPSVGNMALHGAIDDATGQVLALYFTENECMNGYFELMRTIIGQYGIPISLYADKHTIFASPNKGKISIEEQLEGKVVNETQFQMAMSTLGISIINARSPQAKGRVERLWNTLQDRLRAELRIYGIDSMEKANEFLPKFLERYNKRFAIEPQDPEPAFRELPPDIDLDNILCVKLSRKVDNGGVFSLHSQYYQVVCDDGKTVAPIVPRAKITVLTSPRIGIRVQYGNNIYAVKKLDEPPKKAQKANKASSSSTAKPYKPSPTHPWKQGWQKAPSYWYEESDREILEALYNSSRAWH from the coding sequence ATGACAGAGAGCGAAATGCAAAAACTTGTTGTTATTAATAAAGTCATCGATGGGACGTTAACCGCAAGTGAAGCTGCGCAGGTTTTAGACCTCAGTGTTCGTCAAATATTTAGACTTAAGAAGGGGGTTAAAGAACAAGGTGCGTCTTTCGTTATTCATAAGAACAGAGGCCGTAAACCTGCTAATGCTTTAAGCGATGAGCTAGTAAACCATATCCTCACTTTGAGGAAGGAAAAGTATTTTGATACGAATTTCTCTCATTTTAGAGATTTGCTTGAGGATGATAAGGGTATTATTCTTAGTAATTCCTCGGTTTATAGAATCCTTGATAATGCCGGTATTCAAAGCCCTAGAAAGCATAGACGCCCTCGTAAGATTCATGCTAGAAGGGAACGTATGCCTCAGGCTGGCATGTTGGTGCAAATCGATTGCACCTCTTTTGAATGGATTCCTTCTGTAGGTAATATGGCTCTCCACGGTGCCATAGACGATGCCACCGGTCAGGTCCTCGCGCTCTATTTTACTGAAAACGAGTGCATGAATGGCTATTTTGAGCTCATGCGTACCATCATTGGCCAATATGGTATCCCTATATCTCTATATGCCGATAAGCATACTATATTTGCTTCTCCTAATAAGGGTAAAATCTCTATCGAGGAGCAGCTTGAGGGTAAAGTGGTAAATGAAACCCAGTTCCAAATGGCTATGAGTACATTGGGTATATCTATCATTAATGCCAGGTCCCCTCAGGCTAAGGGCCGCGTAGAGAGGCTATGGAATACTTTGCAGGATAGGCTCAGGGCAGAATTGAGGATTTATGGCATTGATTCTATGGAAAAGGCCAATGAGTTTTTGCCTAAGTTCCTGGAGAGATATAATAAAAGGTTCGCCATAGAGCCTCAAGATCCCGAGCCTGCTTTTAGAGAATTACCGCCGGATATCGACTTAGATAATATACTTTGTGTTAAGTTATCTAGAAAAGTTGATAATGGCGGCGTATTTTCTCTACACAGCCAATATTATCAAGTTGTATGTGATGATGGCAAAACCGTTGCACCTATCGTTCCTAGAGCTAAGATAACGGTTCTTACCAGCCCTAGGATAGGTATACGGGTGCAGTATGGCAATAATATATATGCTGTGAAAAAGCTCGATGAACCGCCTAAGAAAGCTCAGAAAGCTAATAAGGCAAGTTCATCGAGCACAGCTAAGCCTTATAAGCCTTCTCCCACTCATCCTTGGAAACAAGGTTGGCAGAAGGCGCCATCATATTGGTATGAGGAATCAGACAGAGAGATTTTAGAGGCTCTGTATAATTCCTCACGCGCCTGGCACTAG
- a CDS encoding methyl-accepting chemotaxis protein: protein MFTVHKSYMPKVSIRTLVISAVIFLTVIVFAIQTIYSMISFKNNIITEISDKLVYQAGEASEKFYASVDSVGKLAQIQAYEVAALGPQSYEKLLEAAKTYVEKNELACGSGIWLEPYVYDEKTKYFGPYMYKDNGKVELTWDYSNADYDYFQYEWYKIGINAKGDIAWTQPYLDEVTNTVMITSSSPIRVGDKIIGVTTADIGLNYLRDYVKNIKVDETGFAFVVTSDGYYLASRDSAKDLKQKITEDEQADVRAAGQKIVAAKNKGVQQLKFEGQDCFLAFAPIGDTGMKLVEVLPQTEAFASLNNTIRVNTVIVIMAILAFIALLALMLQQLVIKPLRIVMADAEKVAGGDLSGYNETSNTDDKHIRNELALLKNSFDIMVKNLRDLIIKIKDAASSLANTSDLIAVSSKESAKAIEQIAITTNELAGGASKQAELAQDGDKTVSATIERLNNVLGSLHLLEESDNKVEESIEEGVDRIIYQKQKMAESKERTLNLENTISELRDKSQQIDQILMVIQDVAKHTNLLALNAAIEAARAGEQGKGFAVVAGEIRKLAETANDSSNEIKGIVEQIRGNIDNAVVEMEQATATVIEQEDAVEATSRAFDDIRTVIQEALNKTKDVTRSATMLSEDAKNLKQKIDQIADISQDNAAAIEEVSAATEEQSATSEEISAAADELAELANQLREQTNIFKY from the coding sequence ATGTTTACTGTGCATAAGTCGTATATGCCCAAAGTGAGCATAAGGACTCTTGTTATCTCCGCGGTTATATTCCTTACGGTCATAGTCTTTGCGATTCAAACGATCTATAGCATGATAAGCTTTAAAAATAACATAATAACGGAAATCAGCGATAAACTCGTTTATCAGGCTGGAGAAGCGTCAGAAAAATTTTATGCCAGTGTAGATTCTGTAGGCAAATTAGCACAAATACAGGCATATGAAGTTGCTGCGTTAGGCCCTCAAAGCTATGAAAAGCTTTTAGAGGCCGCTAAGACATACGTAGAGAAAAACGAGCTAGCCTGCGGTAGTGGCATATGGCTGGAGCCTTACGTTTACGACGAAAAAACCAAATATTTTGGACCTTATATGTATAAAGACAACGGCAAGGTTGAGTTGACGTGGGATTATAGCAACGCCGATTATGATTATTTCCAATATGAATGGTATAAAATTGGTATAAACGCCAAGGGCGATATCGCATGGACGCAGCCCTATCTTGACGAGGTCACCAATACAGTAATGATTACATCATCTAGCCCGATTCGCGTTGGAGATAAGATCATAGGTGTAACTACGGCTGATATAGGACTTAATTATCTGAGAGATTACGTGAAAAATATAAAAGTGGACGAGACTGGTTTCGCCTTTGTAGTGACTAGCGACGGCTATTATTTAGCAAGCAGGGATTCGGCGAAGGATTTGAAACAAAAAATTACGGAGGACGAGCAAGCTGACGTGCGTGCTGCTGGCCAAAAAATCGTGGCAGCTAAGAACAAAGGTGTGCAACAGCTTAAATTTGAAGGACAAGATTGCTTTTTGGCCTTTGCGCCAATAGGCGATACGGGCATGAAATTAGTGGAGGTATTGCCACAAACGGAAGCCTTTGCGTCGCTTAATAATACAATACGCGTGAATACTGTCATAGTCATAATGGCGATATTGGCCTTCATAGCTCTGTTGGCGTTGATGCTTCAGCAATTGGTGATAAAACCATTGCGTATTGTTATGGCCGATGCCGAAAAAGTAGCTGGTGGAGATCTATCTGGGTATAATGAAACGAGCAATACTGACGATAAACACATACGCAACGAGCTGGCGCTCCTTAAAAATTCATTTGATATTATGGTGAAAAATCTCAGAGACTTGATAATAAAGATCAAAGATGCTGCGTCTTCGTTAGCAAATACTTCGGACTTGATAGCGGTATCGTCGAAAGAATCTGCTAAAGCCATCGAGCAAATCGCTATCACGACAAATGAGCTCGCGGGCGGTGCTTCTAAACAGGCCGAGCTTGCCCAAGACGGAGATAAGACGGTATCGGCTACCATTGAACGTTTAAACAACGTTTTAGGCAGCTTGCATTTATTAGAAGAATCAGATAATAAGGTGGAGGAATCTATAGAAGAAGGCGTTGATAGAATCATTTATCAAAAACAAAAAATGGCAGAAAGTAAGGAGAGAACATTGAATCTGGAGAACACTATTTCAGAGTTACGAGATAAATCTCAGCAAATAGACCAGATTTTGATGGTTATACAAGATGTGGCAAAACACACTAATCTGCTGGCTTTAAATGCTGCTATTGAAGCTGCTAGAGCCGGTGAGCAGGGCAAGGGATTTGCGGTAGTGGCTGGTGAAATAAGGAAGCTTGCTGAAACAGCTAACGATTCTAGCAATGAGATAAAAGGTATTGTCGAGCAAATAAGAGGTAATATAGACAATGCGGTAGTTGAAATGGAGCAAGCAACTGCAACTGTTATTGAGCAGGAAGATGCGGTTGAAGCTACATCGAGGGCATTTGATGACATAAGGACAGTTATTCAGGAGGCGCTAAATAAGACGAAAGACGTGACGCGTTCGGCTACGATGCTAAGCGAAGATGCGAAAAATCTAAAGCAAAAAATAGATCAGATAGCCGACATATCGCAAGATAATGCAGCCGCTATAGAAGAGGTATCGGCTGCAACTGAAGAACAGTCAGCTACCAGCGAGGAGATATCGGCTGCAGCTGATGAGTTGGCGGAATTAGCAAATCAATTAAGAGAGCAAACCAACATATTTAAATATTGA
- a CDS encoding MerR family transcriptional regulator, which yields MKIAEVSERCGLSPDTLRYYERIGLIPAVNRDSRGIRDYTEEDCRWIEFIKCMRNAGLPIEVLIEYVDLFQQGDETAEARKNLLIKERDKLAKKINEMEQTLALLNYKIERYEQKMVPIENELKKALPSAYISEVDGS from the coding sequence ATGAAAATTGCGGAAGTAAGCGAGAGATGCGGGCTTTCACCGGATACGCTGCGCTATTATGAGAGGATAGGTCTCATACCTGCTGTAAACCGCGATAGTAGAGGCATCAGGGATTATACTGAAGAGGACTGCAGATGGATAGAATTCATCAAATGCATGCGCAATGCCGGATTGCCCATCGAAGTTTTAATCGAATACGTAGACCTGTTTCAGCAAGGCGATGAAACTGCCGAAGCAAGGAAGAACCTCTTGATCAAAGAACGCGATAAATTGGCTAAAAAAATAAACGAAATGGAGCAAACGCTGGCGCTATTAAATTATAAGATTGAAAGATATGAGCAGAAGATGGTGCCAATTGAAAATGAGCTGAAAAAGGCCTTGCCATCTGCTTATATCTCAGAAGTTGATGGAAGCTGA
- a CDS encoding aldo/keto reductase: MEYVKFGNTGLDVSRICLGCMGFGDPNAWVHKWVLDEEHSRPIIKKAIELGLNFFDTANVYSMGKSEEVLGRALNDYANRDEIVVATKVFNRMHEGPNGAGLSRKEIMTEIDKSLKRLGMDYVDLYIIHRWDYNTPIEETMDALNDVVKAGKTRYIGASAMYAWQFEKALHVAEKHGWTRFVSMQNHYNLIYREEEREMMPLCREEKIAVTPYSPLASGRLAREWSQTTYRYETDEVAKSKYGSTAETDKAIVDRVAELAQKHGVPMSQVSLAWLLHKEPVIAPIVGAIKVEHLDDAVAALSVKLTPDEIAYLEEPYVPHKVVGAL, translated from the coding sequence ATGGAATATGTAAAATTTGGCAATACGGGATTGGACGTGTCGAGGATATGCTTGGGCTGCATGGGCTTTGGTGATCCCAACGCATGGGTACATAAGTGGGTATTGGATGAGGAACATAGCCGTCCCATCATAAAGAAAGCCATTGAGCTCGGCCTCAATTTCTTCGATACCGCAAATGTCTATTCGATGGGCAAAAGCGAAGAAGTGCTGGGCCGCGCTTTAAATGATTATGCCAACAGGGATGAAATAGTGGTAGCGACGAAAGTGTTCAACCGCATGCATGAAGGTCCAAACGGCGCCGGCTTGTCGCGCAAGGAGATTATGACCGAGATCGACAAGAGCTTGAAGCGGCTGGGCATGGACTATGTGGATTTGTATATCATCCACAGGTGGGATTACAACACGCCCATAGAGGAAACGATGGATGCGCTAAACGATGTGGTTAAGGCCGGAAAGACTAGGTACATAGGTGCATCGGCTATGTATGCGTGGCAATTCGAGAAGGCGCTGCACGTGGCGGAGAAACATGGTTGGACGCGCTTTGTATCTATGCAGAATCACTATAATCTCATATACAGGGAAGAAGAGCGCGAAATGATGCCGCTTTGCCGCGAGGAGAAGATTGCGGTTACGCCCTACAGCCCGCTCGCGTCAGGCAGGCTCGCGCGCGAATGGTCGCAGACGACTTATCGCTATGAAACCGATGAGGTGGCTAAATCTAAATACGGTTCTACGGCCGAGACTGACAAGGCCATAGTAGACAGAGTGGCCGAGCTGGCACAAAAGCACGGCGTGCCTATGTCGCAGGTTTCGTTGGCATGGCTGCTGCATAAGGAGCCAGTCATAGCGCCTATAGTTGGTGCAATTAAGGTGGAACATCTAGATGATGCCGTAGCTGCCCTGTCGGTAAAGCTGACGCCGGATGAGATTGCTTATCTGGAAGAGCCGTACGTGCCTCATAAAGTTGTAGGAGCGTTATGA